The following coding sequences lie in one Lentilactobacillus sp. SPB1-3 genomic window:
- the pepT gene encoding peptidase T produces MTKIDQQYIQELFIKYARVNTRSNPAVTDTPTTPGQVELAKAIVDDLRQLGLSQVAFDEPSGYVIASIASNVDADVTPIGYIAHLDTADFNAENINPQVHKNYDGKPIVLNAEENITLSSEQFPKLKRHIGETLITTDGTTLLGADDKAGIAEIIGMLKYYQDNPEVKHGPVFVGFGPDEEIGKGAKQFPVERFPVEFAYTLDNGDLGEIRPETFNASQAAIDVEGTAVHPGDAYGLLTNAITIANEIISQLPKDEVPEKSRGHEGFFLVTNLEATIDKAHFEIIIRDFDNDKFVEKENLLKKIVNDVNSELDRTRVQLVITEQYQNIWERIKANPYIINVVLDTMKRANIDSHIIPFRGGTDGNFITQKGIPTPNLFNGGDNFHGQYEYVTTESMAEIANFLVQLNDEHVKQTGHRNNQLVK; encoded by the coding sequence ATGACGAAAATTGATCAACAGTATATTCAAGAATTATTTATCAAATATGCGAGAGTAAATACTCGTTCGAATCCAGCCGTTACTGATACGCCAACAACACCTGGTCAAGTTGAATTAGCTAAAGCTATTGTTGATGACTTAAGACAATTAGGTCTATCCCAAGTTGCTTTTGATGAGCCAAGTGGCTATGTGATCGCCAGCATTGCAAGCAATGTGGATGCAGACGTGACTCCCATCGGCTATATTGCACATTTAGATACTGCAGATTTTAATGCCGAAAATATCAACCCTCAGGTTCACAAAAATTATGATGGCAAACCAATTGTGTTAAATGCTGAAGAGAATATCACTTTATCTTCTGAACAATTTCCAAAGCTGAAGCGCCATATAGGTGAGACCTTAATTACCACAGATGGGACAACTTTATTAGGGGCTGATGACAAAGCAGGAATCGCCGAAATCATTGGAATGTTGAAGTACTATCAAGACAACCCAGAAGTAAAACATGGTCCAGTGTTTGTTGGTTTTGGTCCTGATGAGGAAATCGGCAAAGGTGCTAAGCAGTTTCCGGTTGAGCGATTTCCAGTTGAATTTGCCTATACGCTAGACAATGGTGATTTAGGTGAGATTAGGCCAGAGACATTTAATGCCTCACAGGCAGCAATTGATGTGGAAGGAACGGCGGTACATCCAGGGGATGCTTACGGATTATTGACTAATGCCATTACTATTGCCAATGAGATCATTAGTCAATTGCCTAAAGATGAAGTCCCAGAAAAGAGTCGAGGTCATGAAGGATTCTTCTTAGTGACTAATCTTGAGGCAACGATTGATAAAGCTCATTTTGAGATTATTATTCGTGACTTTGATAATGACAAGTTTGTTGAAAAAGAAAACTTACTGAAGAAAATTGTGAACGATGTAAACAGTGAGTTAGATCGGACAAGAGTTCAGTTGGTGATCACCGAGCAGTATCAAAATATTTGGGAGCGCATCAAGGCTAATCCATATATCATTAATGTGGTATTAGATACGATGAAACGAGCCAATATTGACTCTCATATAATTCCGTTTAGAGGCGGGACTGATGGTAATTTCATAACTCAAAAGGGCATTCCAACACCTAATTTATTTAATGGTGGTGATAATTTCCATGGCCAATATGAATACGTTACTACCGAATCAATGGCCGAAATTGCTAATTTCTTAGTGCAGTTAAACGATGAGCACGTGAAACAAACTGGCCATCGAAATAACCAACTAGTAAAATAA
- a CDS encoding ParB/RepB/Spo0J family partition protein encodes MPSKKITGGLGKGIEALFEDNNVDTSKEKVIDININNIKPNPYQPRHRFDAKALEDLAVSIKNSGVFQPIIVRQPNPDKEVYELLTGERRLRASKIAQQKTIPAIVRDVNEEEMMEIAVLENLQREDLTTLEEAQAYETLMTQLDLTQAQVAKRLGKSRPYIANYLRILGLPQPIKEFLDDEKLSMGQARTLLSVKSKPDMIELAKRAVSESLTVRQLEQAADKLNGKKGAKKKKVVRKSPFVKASEHQLQDRFGTNVAINAAPRKKGAGKIEIAYTSEDDLNRILEMMDVNLD; translated from the coding sequence ATGCCAAGTAAGAAAATCACGGGTGGGTTAGGTAAAGGAATTGAAGCGTTGTTTGAAGATAATAACGTTGATACAAGTAAAGAAAAAGTTATCGATATTAACATCAACAACATCAAACCCAATCCTTATCAACCACGTCATCGATTCGATGCCAAAGCGTTGGAAGATCTAGCAGTTTCAATTAAAAACTCCGGGGTCTTTCAACCAATCATCGTTCGACAACCTAATCCTGATAAGGAAGTGTATGAGCTACTAACTGGTGAACGACGTCTCCGTGCTTCTAAAATTGCTCAACAAAAGACCATTCCTGCAATCGTTCGTGATGTGAACGAAGAAGAAATGATGGAAATCGCAGTTTTAGAGAACTTGCAACGTGAAGATCTAACTACTTTGGAAGAAGCTCAAGCCTATGAGACTTTGATGACTCAACTTGATTTAACTCAAGCACAAGTTGCTAAGCGTCTTGGTAAGAGTCGACCATACATTGCCAATTATTTGCGAATCTTGGGATTACCTCAACCTATCAAAGAATTTTTGGATGACGAGAAGTTATCAATGGGTCAAGCTCGAACATTGTTGTCAGTTAAGAGCAAACCAGACATGATTGAGTTAGCTAAGCGGGCAGTTAGTGAATCTTTGACAGTTCGTCAATTAGAACAAGCTGCTGACAAACTTAATGGTAAAAAAGGTGCGAAGAAGAAAAAGGTGGTCCGTAAATCACCGTTTGTTAAAGCTTCTGAGCATCAATTGCAAGATCGATTTGGCACGAATGTGGCTATCAACGCCGCTCCGAGAAAAAAGGGTGCCGGTAAGATTGAGATTGCCTATACATCAGAAGATGATTTAAATCGAATTCTTGAAATGATGGATGTTAATTTAGATTAG
- a CDS encoding glycerate kinase, which translates to MDQDTAKRDKNSLKIVIAPDSYKGYLTAEEAAQAIKAGCEQVLSNADYCLLSLADGGEGTVATLIRAKNGRRVAAQVENPFGEIVSASYGLIDNGQTAVIEMAAASGFEFIDFQHPQVGVADTYGTGQLILDALNHRVTKIIIGLGGSATNDGGAGLLTAVGVKLLDSNQQPIPRGGLGLAQLAKIDVSDIDQRFEHVEIVGATDVTNPLTGPEGASVVFGPQKGADDTMVARLDQALVNYSAVIRKDLGIEINDVSGAGAAGGLGAGLVAGLHARLTSGIQLILSEMSFEDAVQDADLVITGEGSIDSQTQYGKAPSIVAQQARLKASTSYILGIGGRVGEGIEGLYEQGFNQIEEIQVSPELGDPKANAQENLTITVAKIIQEMLTQDRLPV; encoded by the coding sequence ATGGATCAAGACACTGCTAAGCGAGACAAAAATTCATTAAAAATTGTGATTGCTCCAGATTCTTACAAGGGGTATTTAACTGCTGAAGAAGCTGCACAAGCGATTAAGGCAGGGTGTGAGCAAGTCCTTTCCAATGCAGACTATTGCTTACTATCACTGGCTGATGGTGGAGAAGGGACTGTCGCCACATTGATTAGAGCTAAAAACGGTCGTAGAGTGGCTGCTCAAGTTGAGAATCCATTTGGCGAGATAGTCTCTGCAAGCTATGGTCTAATTGATAATGGTCAAACAGCTGTGATCGAAATGGCGGCTGCTAGTGGTTTTGAGTTCATTGATTTTCAGCATCCACAAGTCGGTGTGGCCGATACTTATGGCACCGGTCAATTGATTCTTGATGCTTTGAATCATAGAGTGACTAAAATTATCATCGGACTTGGCGGTAGTGCTACTAATGATGGTGGTGCCGGTCTGTTAACTGCGGTGGGAGTTAAATTATTGGATAGTAACCAACAACCAATCCCAAGGGGTGGATTAGGATTAGCCCAATTAGCTAAGATTGATGTCAGTGACATTGATCAAAGATTCGAGCATGTGGAGATTGTCGGAGCAACAGATGTAACCAACCCATTGACTGGTCCAGAAGGGGCTTCAGTTGTTTTTGGCCCACAAAAGGGAGCTGATGACACGATGGTCGCACGACTAGATCAAGCGCTGGTCAATTATAGTGCCGTCATCCGTAAGGATTTGGGAATCGAGATCAATGATGTTTCCGGTGCGGGTGCAGCTGGCGGATTAGGCGCAGGGCTGGTTGCTGGTTTGCATGCAAGATTAACTTCTGGCATTCAGTTGATATTGTCAGAAATGTCATTTGAGGATGCCGTACAAGATGCCGATCTAGTGATTACTGGTGAAGGCTCTATTGACTCCCAAACTCAATACGGTAAGGCACCAAGTATCGTCGCTCAACAAGCACGGTTAAAAGCATCCACTAGTTATATCTTAGGGATCGGCGGTCGGGTTGGTGAAGGTATTGAGGGCTTGTATGAACAAGGATTTAATCAGATTGAGGAAATTCAAGTAAGCCCGGAATTAGGTGATCCGAAAGCAAATGCCCAGGAGAATTTGACGATAACTGTGGCCAAAATAATACAAGAGATGTTGACACAAGATCGACTGCCTGTTTAA
- the rsmG gene encoding 16S rRNA (guanine(527)-N(7))-methyltransferase RsmG: MNIEQFKAALLAKNIEVTDDQLSQFEAYFKLLVAVNEHVNLTTITEEPDVYLKHFYDSITPAFFVSQIQTEPFSICDVGAGAGFPSIPLKILFPQLKVTIVDSLNKRINFLTELVEKLGLTGVELFHARAEEFGGKKSPHREEYDIVTARAVARLSVLSEFCLPLVKVGGQMIAMKAAKAEDELSDADRAIQLLGGQVASDHSFDLADTDESRHIIVINKVKPTPKQYPRKAGTPAKEPLGQGKK; the protein is encoded by the coding sequence ATGAATATTGAGCAATTTAAAGCAGCACTGCTAGCAAAGAATATTGAGGTAACTGATGATCAGTTATCCCAGTTTGAAGCCTATTTCAAGCTATTAGTAGCAGTTAATGAACATGTAAATCTAACGACAATCACTGAAGAGCCAGACGTTTATCTTAAGCATTTCTATGATTCGATCACGCCGGCCTTTTTTGTTTCACAAATCCAGACAGAGCCATTTTCTATTTGTGACGTTGGTGCGGGGGCAGGATTCCCTAGTATTCCGTTAAAAATCTTGTTTCCACAATTAAAAGTTACGATTGTTGATTCATTGAATAAGCGAATCAACTTTTTGACTGAATTAGTTGAGAAATTAGGATTGACTGGAGTGGAGCTTTTCCATGCCAGAGCGGAAGAATTTGGTGGCAAAAAATCACCACACCGTGAAGAATATGATATTGTAACTGCCAGAGCAGTTGCTCGTTTATCGGTCCTCAGCGAATTTTGCTTGCCCCTTGTTAAAGTTGGCGGTCAGATGATCGCAATGAAGGCGGCCAAAGCAGAAGATGAGTTGAGTGATGCTGATCGAGCAATTCAATTGTTAGGTGGCCAAGTGGCATCAGATCATTCATTTGATTTGGCTGACACTGATGAGTCCCGCCATATTATTGTAATTAATAAAGTAAAACCAACCCCAAAGCAGTATCCACGAAAAGCGGGTACGCCTGCTAAAGAACCTTTGGGTCAAGGAAAAAAGTAA
- a CDS encoding DUF951 domain-containing protein, whose product MYGLHDIVEMKKPHPCGTNRWEIIRMGADIKIQCTGCQHIVMLPRREFDKKLKKILEKAED is encoded by the coding sequence ATGTACGGATTGCACGATATTGTTGAAATGAAGAAGCCTCATCCATGTGGAACTAATCGTTGGGAGATTATCCGGATGGGGGCCGATATTAAGATTCAATGTACTGGTTGTCAGCACATTGTTATGCTTCCTCGTCGGGAATTTGATAAGAAGCTTAAAAAGATTTTGGAAAAAGCTGAAGACTAA
- the guaB gene encoding IMP dehydrogenase yields the protein MVSWNDKFGNKGYTFDDVLLVPAASDVLPNEVDLSTQLADNIKLNIPFISAGMDTVTESAMATTMANLGGLGVIHKNLSIEAQAEEVAKVKQVNDIAENAAVDDQGRLLVAAAVGVTSDTFDRAEAILAAGVDAIVIDTAHGHSAGVLRKIAEIREHYPDTTLIAGNVATAEGTEALFQAGVDVVKVGIGPGSICTTRVVAGVGVPQLTAIYDSAEVARKWHKPIIADGGIKYSGDIVKALAAGGNAVMLGSMLAGTDEAPGKVFEENGKKFKAYRGMGSVAAMSQSHGSSDRYFQGGVNEANKLVPEGIEGEIEYRGSVKDITFQMIGGLRSGMGYTGANNIQYLNDHAQFVEISNAGLIESHPHDLAAIKAAPNYKK from the coding sequence ATGGTTAGTTGGAATGATAAGTTTGGAAATAAGGGTTACACTTTCGATGACGTTTTATTGGTTCCCGCAGCTAGTGATGTTTTACCTAATGAGGTGGATCTTTCAACCCAATTAGCAGACAACATTAAATTAAATATTCCGTTTATTAGTGCCGGAATGGACACAGTCACTGAATCTGCAATGGCCACCACTATGGCCAACCTTGGTGGATTAGGAGTAATTCACAAGAATTTAAGTATTGAAGCTCAAGCTGAAGAAGTTGCTAAAGTTAAGCAAGTTAATGATATTGCAGAAAACGCTGCAGTTGATGATCAAGGCCGACTTTTAGTAGCTGCAGCAGTCGGAGTTACTTCTGACACATTTGATCGTGCAGAAGCCATTTTAGCCGCCGGAGTTGATGCCATTGTCATTGATACTGCGCATGGTCATTCGGCTGGTGTCTTGAGAAAAATTGCTGAAATTCGTGAACATTATCCAGATACTACTTTGATTGCCGGTAACGTAGCCACTGCTGAAGGAACAGAAGCTTTGTTTCAAGCAGGTGTTGATGTTGTTAAAGTAGGAATCGGCCCTGGCTCTATCTGTACTACTCGAGTAGTCGCTGGAGTTGGAGTTCCCCAACTAACTGCTATTTATGATTCAGCTGAGGTTGCTAGAAAATGGCACAAACCTATCATTGCTGATGGTGGTATCAAGTATTCTGGAGATATCGTTAAGGCCTTAGCTGCTGGTGGTAACGCAGTTATGCTTGGTAGCATGTTGGCCGGAACTGATGAAGCACCGGGTAAAGTATTTGAAGAAAATGGCAAGAAGTTCAAAGCCTATCGTGGTATGGGTTCTGTTGCTGCAATGAGCCAATCACATGGTTCATCTGACCGTTACTTCCAAGGTGGCGTCAATGAGGCTAACAAGTTAGTTCCAGAAGGTATTGAAGGCGAAATTGAATATCGTGGTAGCGTGAAGGATATTACATTCCAAATGATTGGTGGCTTACGTTCAGGAATGGGATATACTGGCGCAAACAATATCCAGTACCTAAATGATCATGCTCAATTCGTGGAAATTTCAAATGCCGGATTGATCGAATCTCATCCACATGATTTAGCAGCTATTAAAGCCGCACCAAACTATAAAAAGTAA
- a CDS encoding ParA family protein, with product MTIVIALANQKGGVGKTTTAVNLGAGLAAAGKKVLIIDADAQGNATSGVGISKPDIEKDVYDVLINEVPMKETILQTQREGLDIVPATIQLSGAEIELTPQMARETRLREALNQVKSEYDFVLIDCPPSLGLITINAFTASDSILIPVQSEYYALEGLSQLLNTVELVKKHFNKDLKIEGVLLTMYDSRTNLGVQVKNEVQKYFEDEVYETVIPRNIRLSEAPSYGLPIIDYDAKSKGAQTYMQLVEEVLARHAK from the coding sequence ATGACGATTGTAATTGCGCTTGCGAATCAAAAGGGTGGAGTTGGTAAGACAACTACTGCTGTTAACTTGGGAGCTGGATTAGCAGCCGCAGGTAAAAAGGTCTTGATCATCGATGCTGATGCTCAAGGCAATGCTACTAGTGGAGTAGGTATTTCTAAGCCGGATATTGAAAAGGATGTCTATGATGTCTTGATCAATGAAGTGCCAATGAAAGAAACAATTCTTCAAACTCAGCGTGAGGGACTAGATATTGTGCCTGCCACCATTCAATTATCGGGTGCCGAAATTGAATTGACACCACAAATGGCGCGGGAAACTCGTTTACGAGAAGCCCTTAACCAGGTTAAGTCTGAATATGATTTTGTCTTGATTGATTGTCCACCTTCGTTAGGATTGATCACAATCAATGCATTTACTGCGAGTGACTCGATCTTGATTCCAGTTCAAAGTGAGTACTATGCTTTGGAAGGGTTAAGTCAGTTATTAAACACAGTCGAATTGGTTAAGAAGCACTTCAATAAGGATCTAAAAATTGAGGGTGTATTATTGACCATGTATGATTCCAGAACCAACTTAGGAGTTCAAGTAAAGAATGAAGTTCAAAAATACTTCGAAGATGAAGTATATGAGACAGTTATTCCGAGAAACATCCGGTTATCTGAAGCACCTAGCTACGGATTGCCAATCATTGACTACGATGCTAAGTCAAAAGGAGCACAAACGTATATGCAGTTAGTAGAGGAGGTGCTTGCTCGTCATGCCAAGTAA
- a CDS encoding peptide ABC transporter substrate-binding protein: MNKKQVLGVSFATLALVLAGCGSQSASNNSKSKSQILNWTENGELATADLSKATDTLSFNVLMNTQEGLYRLDKSGTPQNALATKTKITNGGKTYTFNLRKGVKWSDGSTVTAKDFVNSWRRTVNPRTESQDAFYLYQVKNAEAVNSGKKPVSSLGIKALSNYKLQVNLSKPVTYFKKLLAWPLFYPVNQNAINKYGKKYGTSAKYTVSNGPFVLKKWNGTNKSWSLVKNNDYWDKKAVKLDKINELVAESTTTSYNLYSSKKVDETLLSGQQVKNNQNNPDFVKRLPTATSRLELNQNKVKAFKNLDIRKAFSLAIDRKQLTKDVLQDGSEPAKGFVPANMGNNPKTGQAFDEEASVPSAVSYNLTQAKQLLKKGYAKTGVNKLNLTLLVSDTDSSKDVAEFLQSSLEKLPGVKVTIQSIPFVQLISRQAAKNYQLTVQSWQSVFADPINYLDVYEKGASYNTSGYVSAKFDKEISESENQNANKPEQRWQNLVSAEKVLMNDQGTVPLFQQAKPQLIRSNVKGIVYNPAGVPFDWKTAYIKN; this comes from the coding sequence ATGAATAAAAAACAGGTACTTGGGGTGTCATTTGCCACATTAGCGTTAGTTCTGGCCGGCTGTGGTAGTCAATCAGCATCAAATAATTCCAAAAGTAAGAGTCAAATTTTAAATTGGACAGAAAATGGCGAGCTAGCAACAGCTGATCTGTCTAAAGCTACCGATACACTATCATTTAATGTATTGATGAATACACAGGAAGGCCTTTATCGTCTAGACAAGTCTGGGACTCCTCAAAACGCATTAGCAACTAAAACTAAGATCACTAATGGTGGAAAGACATACACTTTTAATTTAAGAAAGGGTGTTAAATGGTCAGATGGTTCAACTGTGACAGCTAAGGACTTTGTTAATTCTTGGCGTAGAACGGTTAACCCTAGGACTGAATCGCAGGATGCTTTTTACTTATATCAAGTTAAGAATGCCGAAGCTGTTAATTCTGGTAAAAAACCAGTTAGCAGTCTAGGAATTAAGGCTTTGTCAAACTACAAGTTACAAGTGAACCTCAGCAAACCAGTGACATACTTTAAAAAGTTATTAGCTTGGCCACTGTTTTACCCGGTTAACCAAAATGCGATTAATAAGTATGGTAAGAAATACGGCACTTCTGCCAAATATACAGTTTCCAACGGACCATTCGTTTTAAAGAAGTGGAATGGTACAAACAAGTCATGGTCGTTAGTTAAGAACAATGATTATTGGGATAAGAAAGCAGTTAAGCTAGACAAAATCAATGAGTTAGTAGCTGAAAGCACCACAACTAGTTACAACCTTTATAGCTCTAAGAAAGTCGACGAGACATTACTAAGTGGCCAACAAGTGAAGAATAATCAAAATAATCCTGATTTTGTAAAACGTCTTCCAACTGCCACTTCGAGATTGGAATTGAATCAAAATAAGGTGAAGGCTTTTAAGAATCTTGATATTCGTAAGGCGTTCTCATTGGCCATTGATCGTAAGCAACTAACTAAGGATGTCCTTCAAGATGGTTCAGAACCAGCCAAAGGATTTGTACCAGCAAACATGGGTAACAACCCTAAGACGGGTCAAGCATTTGATGAAGAAGCATCAGTTCCAAGCGCCGTATCATACAACTTAACTCAAGCTAAGCAACTGTTGAAAAAAGGATATGCTAAAACTGGTGTTAACAAGCTTAATTTGACATTATTAGTTTCAGATACTGATAGTAGTAAGGACGTTGCCGAATTCTTACAATCAAGCTTAGAGAAATTGCCAGGAGTCAAAGTAACCATCCAATCAATTCCGTTTGTACAATTGATTTCTCGCCAAGCAGCTAAGAATTATCAATTAACTGTTCAAAGTTGGCAATCAGTCTTTGCTGACCCAATTAATTACTTGGATGTCTACGAGAAGGGTGCTAGTTATAATACTTCTGGTTATGTCAGTGCAAAATTTGATAAGGAAATATCAGAATCAGAAAATCAAAATGCTAATAAGCCTGAACAACGTTGGCAAAACTTAGTATCAGCTGAAAAAGTGTTGATGAACGATCAAGGAACTGTGCCATTGTTCCAACAAGCTAAACCACAATTGATTCGTTCAAATGTGAAAGGAATTGTTTATAACCCAGCTGGTGTACCTTTTGATTGGAAAACAGCTTATATCAAAAACTAA
- a CDS encoding DUF1129 family protein: MTENTEKRNAHVQQDRNRTAEHVHSQFDNIGLTKRNAEYMFKFSQALGNTKLKDEQKTELINQMVQDLLTGQKSGKTARNLWGTVDQKIDSVVNPPKKAADPITDYWPNAGYNTLLFFTIFTLLYGVTALFSKSAQATTMGISGIILSSIIAGLGIPLMTVLIAPGVKHKYSLPIRIIFIAAFFVLWMAVFFVAGLIPHAINPILNSYVYIALGVISIGGSVYVKRRFNITGGLF, translated from the coding sequence TTGACTGAAAATACTGAAAAGCGAAATGCACACGTTCAACAAGACCGTAACCGGACTGCTGAACACGTCCATTCTCAGTTTGATAATATTGGACTTACCAAGCGGAATGCAGAGTACATGTTCAAATTTAGCCAAGCACTTGGAAACACTAAGCTAAAAGATGAACAAAAGACTGAATTGATCAATCAAATGGTTCAGGATTTACTTACTGGTCAAAAGAGTGGTAAGACTGCCCGTAACCTTTGGGGAACTGTTGACCAAAAGATTGATAGTGTGGTTAATCCACCTAAGAAAGCTGCTGACCCAATTACGGATTACTGGCCAAATGCTGGATATAACACACTATTATTCTTTACCATCTTTACTTTATTGTATGGTGTAACTGCGCTCTTCTCTAAGAGTGCTCAAGCCACTACGATGGGAATCAGCGGAATTATCTTAAGTTCAATTATTGCTGGATTAGGAATTCCATTGATGACCGTTTTGATTGCCCCAGGTGTTAAACATAAATACTCATTACCAATCAGAATTATTTTCATTGCCGCATTCTTTGTATTATGGATGGCAGTCTTCTTCGTTGCCGGATTGATTCCACATGCTATCAACCCAATTCTTAATTCATATGTATATATTGCTCTTGGAGTAATCTCAATCGGTGGTAGTGTTTATGTAAAACGTCGCTTTAACATTACTGGTGGTTTGTTCTAA
- the rihC gene encoding ribonucleoside hydrolase RihC: MTIKIIMDTDPGIDDAAALTMALNDPEIDLRLVTTVAGNVTVDKTTKNAQKILRFFNKDVPVAAGAKQPLIKEFEDAARIHGESGMPGYDFPEDLPKPLDKTAVEALHDEIMSSDEPITLVPTGSYTNIALLFSEHPEVKDHIERIVAMGGSLGLGNMTSAAEFNVFTDPDAAKIVYQSGIPIVMVGLDITMQALLTPESLSKLEHMNKTGKMLHDIISNDGDNSEAGIAMHDVNTIFYLLHPEAITTEAMWIDVITDGPAIGETVGDIRGAYHDGETNADVCVDIDSAAFNKWFLEEVAAINY; this comes from the coding sequence ATGACAATTAAGATTATTATGGATACTGATCCTGGAATTGATGATGCTGCTGCATTGACAATGGCATTAAATGATCCAGAGATTGATTTAAGACTTGTTACCACAGTTGCCGGAAACGTTACAGTTGATAAAACAACTAAAAATGCGCAAAAGATTTTGCGGTTCTTTAACAAAGATGTTCCAGTTGCCGCTGGAGCTAAACAACCTTTGATCAAAGAATTTGAAGACGCTGCTCGGATTCACGGGGAATCAGGAATGCCCGGCTATGATTTTCCTGAAGACTTGCCAAAGCCTTTAGACAAAACCGCTGTTGAAGCACTTCATGATGAAATTATGAGTAGTGATGAACCAATTACATTGGTTCCAACTGGCTCATACACGAACATCGCTTTACTATTTAGCGAACATCCTGAAGTTAAAGACCACATCGAACGCATCGTCGCAATGGGTGGTTCACTTGGCTTAGGTAACATGACCTCAGCTGCTGAGTTCAATGTCTTCACTGATCCAGATGCTGCTAAGATTGTTTACCAATCAGGTATTCCAATTGTTATGGTCGGCTTAGATATTACGATGCAGGCGTTATTAACTCCTGAATCACTTTCTAAGTTAGAGCATATGAACAAGACCGGTAAGATGTTGCATGATATCATCAGTAATGATGGTGATAACAGTGAAGCCGGAATTGCCATGCATGATGTGAATACAATCTTCTATTTACTTCACCCAGAAGCAATTACTACTGAAGCAATGTGGATCGACGTAATCACTGATGGCCCAGCCATCGGTGAAACCGTTGGTGACATTCGTGGTGCTTACCATGATGGCGAAACAAATGCTGACGTATGTGTTGATATTGACTCAGCTGCCTTCAACAAATGGTTCTTAGAAGAAGTCGCAGCAATTAATTATTAA
- the ychF gene encoding redox-regulated ATPase YchF codes for MSLTAGIVGLPNVGKSTLFNAITKAGAEMANYPFATIDPNVGMVEVPDARLDRIQELIPADKVVPTTFEFTDIAGIVKGASKGEGLGNKFLENIRQVDAIVHVVRAFDDDNITHVSGKIDPIDDIDTINLELGMSDLDAVDKRLAKVQRAAKGSDKEAKAELAVLEKIKPVLEAGKSVRTIEFDEDEEKIVKGLFLLTSKPILYVANIAEDDMADPENSKYFKLIKDFAASEGAEAIAVAAEAEEEIAELDDADKADFLAAEGVEEPGLNRLIRASYKLLGLETFFTAGGKETKAWTFKSGTKAPQAAGIIHSDFERGFIRAEVMAFDDLDKYETQAAVKEAGRLRLEGKDYVMQDGDIVEFRFNV; via the coding sequence ATGTCATTAACTGCAGGAATTGTCGGATTACCAAACGTTGGTAAGTCAACCTTATTCAATGCGATTACGAAAGCCGGAGCCGAAATGGCAAACTATCCATTTGCCACTATCGATCCTAATGTGGGAATGGTTGAAGTTCCCGATGCCCGATTAGACCGAATTCAAGAATTGATTCCAGCTGATAAAGTGGTGCCAACAACATTTGAATTTACTGATATTGCTGGAATTGTTAAGGGTGCCAGTAAAGGTGAAGGACTTGGTAACAAGTTCTTGGAAAACATTCGCCAAGTTGATGCCATTGTTCACGTAGTACGGGCATTTGATGACGACAACATCACTCACGTTTCAGGTAAAATTGATCCGATTGATGATATTGATACTATCAACCTTGAATTAGGGATGTCTGATTTGGACGCCGTTGATAAGCGATTGGCTAAAGTTCAACGTGCTGCTAAGGGTTCTGATAAAGAAGCTAAGGCTGAATTAGCAGTTCTAGAAAAAATCAAACCAGTTCTTGAAGCCGGTAAGTCAGTTCGAACCATTGAATTTGATGAAGATGAAGAAAAAATCGTTAAGGGATTATTCTTATTAACATCAAAACCAATTCTCTACGTGGCTAACATTGCCGAAGATGACATGGCTGACCCTGAAAATTCTAAGTACTTTAAGTTGATCAAAGACTTCGCTGCTTCAGAAGGTGCAGAAGCAATTGCTGTTGCTGCCGAAGCTGAAGAAGAAATCGCTGAATTAGACGATGCCGATAAAGCAGATTTCTTGGCTGCTGAAGGTGTTGAAGAACCTGGATTGAACAGATTGATCCGCGCATCTTACAAATTATTAGGATTGGAAACATTCTTCACTGCTGGTGGTAAAGAAACTAAGGCTTGGACATTCAAGTCTGGTACTAAAGCACCACAAGCTGCCGGAATTATCCATTCTGACTTTGAACGAGGATTTATCCGTGCCGAAGTTATGGCATTTGATGATTTGGATAAATATGAGACTCAAGCTGCCGTTAAGGAAGCTGGTAGACTCCGTCTTGAAGGTAAAGACTACGTTATGCAAGACGGTGACATTGTTGAATTTAGATTCAACGTTTAA